GTTGTGCTTCCACGCCCACACGTGCAGCGCGTAGCTGTCCATCGGGCCGTCCTCGAGCTCGCGGCCGAAGAGCGCGGGCCGCGTGCCCGGGTGCATCGCATCCCACATCGCGCGCGGGATCATGAACTCCGCCGCGACCAGCGCGAGCGATCCGTCGGCCTGCGGCTCGTAGACGAGGACCTCGGGCTCGGAGGGATCGAGCGCCGGATCGCCGATGCGCGGGCCGTGGACGTAGTGCACGCCCATGCCGGCGCCCGGGATGGCCACGCACTCGTGCGTGCTGACGTAGCCCGCCGCGACCGCGGCGTCGACGCGGTGGAAGCGCGCCGTCGCGGCGCGCACCGTCGCGAGGTCGCGGCCGACGTCGGACTGGCCGTTCGAGGCGGTGGCCGCGTGCACGGCGGCAGCCGATGGGGCGAGGCGCGACGGGGTGGTGGGAGCGTCGGCGCTGCAGGCGGAGAGCGCCGCGAGGAGGGCGAGGGCGCCGACGACGGCGCGCGTGCGGTTCGTGTGCATGTGGACGGTATCGAGAGAGTGTCGGAAGCGATGCGGAGGCGGCGCGGCGATTCGCGCGTCAGGCCATCAGCTCGAGGCGATGCTCGGCGAACAGCCCGAGGATGCGGCCCATGTCGGGCGCGGACTGCGACGCGGCGGCGTCGGCGAACACCTCGCCGCAGGCGGTGAAGAAGCGGTCGAAGCCGCCCGACGTCGTGAGCGTCCACTTCTGGCTCGGCGTGTCGCCGACGTTGCGGAACGTGTGCACGGCGCCACGCGGCACGTACACGACCGATCCCGGCTCGACGGCGGTCCACGCGCCGTCGACGAGGTACTCCTCGCGGCCGCTGACGAGGATGAAGAGCTCGTCCTCGTCGAGGTGGCGGTGCGGCGGCGGGCCGCCGCCCGGCGGCGTGGTCGCGAAGCCGAGCGTGAGCGCGCCGCCCGTCTCGGCGTCGCCGAGCTTGAAGACGAGCGTGTCGCCGAAGGCGGCGACCGTGCGGCCGCCGTCGGGCGGGATGATGCGCGGCCGGGGCGCGGGGCGCGGGGCGGGCGCGACGAACGTGGGGGCGACGCTGGGCGTGATCATGGGAGGTCTCGGGTGCCGTAGGTGGCGGAGCAGGGCAGGGCGTCGCGCAGCGGCCGATGCCGCGCGGCGACGGGGAGGAGGCTAGGCCGGGGCTATTCACACCGTGCTTTTCGCCGGACGCGCTCGGGCGCGAAAGCACCGCGTTAAGCGGCTGGACGGCCGCGCGGCGCCCGTCCACCTTTGGAGGCCGGGCGATCGTCGTCCCTCGCCCCGTCGTCGCCCGCTCCGCGGCGTCGCGCCCTCGCTGCTTCGCCCGCCGCACTCGTGGTCGTCCCGCACAACATCCCAGCCGCGCTCACGTCGCTCATCGGACGCGACCGGGAGATCGACGACGTCCGCCAGCTGCTGGCCGAGACGCGCTACCTGACCCTCACGGGGGTCGGAGGGGCGGGGAAGACGCGCCTGGCGCGCGAGGTGGCGGCGCTCGCGGCGGGCATCGGGCGCGACGACGGCGCGGCGCCGTACGCGGGCGGCGTCTGGTGGGTGGAGCTCGCGCCGCTCGCGCCCGGCGCCGACGTCGCGCCCGCGGCGGCCGTCGCGCTGGGCGTGAACGCTCCGGCCGGCGACGCGCTGACGGGCGCCATCGCGGAGGCGATCGGGACGCGGCGCACGCTGCTGGTCCTCGACAACTGCGAGCACGTGGTCGAGGGGTGCGCGGCGCTCGCGGACGCGCTGCTGCGCGCCTGCCCCGCGCTCACGGTGGTCGCCACGAGCCGCGAGGCGCTCGGCGGCGACGGCGAGACGGTGTGGCAGCTGCCGCGGCTCTCGCATCCGCCGCTCGCGCCCGAGGACCAGCGGAGCGGCGGACGCGTCGAGGGGAGCGACCCGGCGGCGCTCGCCGACTACGCGTCGGTGCGGCTGTTCGTGAGCCGCGCGCGCGCGGCCAGCCCGCGCTTCGCTCTCACGGCGCAGAACGCGGCCGCCGTGCGCGCGATCTGCGCACGGCTGGACGGCCTGCCGCTCGCCCTGGAGCTCGCGGCCGCGAACGTCGGCGTCCTCGGCGTCGAGCAGATCGCCGTGCGCCTGGACGACGCCTTCGCGGTGCTGACGCGCGGTCGGCGCACCGCGCTCCCGCGTCACCGCACGCTCGGCGCGCTCCTCGACTGGAGCTACGACCTGCTGGCGCCCGAGGAGCGGCGGCTGCTGGCGCGCCTGAGCGTCTTCCGCGCCGCCGTGCCGCTGGAGGCGATCGAGGTCGTGGGGAGCGACGACCGGGTGGGCGACGTGCTCGGTGCCTTCTCGGGGCTCGTCGACCACTCGCTCGTGGACGTCGCCGAGAGCGAGGGGGAGCCGCGCTATCGCCTGCTGGAGACGGTGCGGCAGTACGCGGCCGCGCGCCTGCGCGCGACGCCCGACGACGAGGCCGCGACGCGCCGCCGCCACGCGCGCTGGATGGCCGCGCTGGCCGACGTGATGGGCGAGGAGACGGGGAGCCCGCGGCGCGGACGCGCGATGGCGCGCTTTCATCCGCGCCTCGAGGACGCGCGCGCGGCGCTCGACTGGAGCACGGGGCCCGGCGGCGATCCGGTGGACGCGCTCCGCATCGCCGGCGGCCTCGCGATCTTCTGGCACTGGGCCGGGCTGTGGGCCGAGGGGCGGCAGTGGGCGGAGGCGGCCGTGCGCGGCGCCGACGCGGCCGCCACGGCGCGCGGCGAGTCGGACGACGCGTCGCGGCCGCTCGACGAGCGCGTTGCGCTCGCGAAGGCGCTGCAGACGGCGCTGCTACTCGCGTGGATGCTGGGCAACCCCGCGGCGACGGTCGCGCACGCGGCGCGCGCGCTCCCGCTCTGGCGCACGGTCGCGGGCGACCCCGCGGCCGACGCGGCCGCCCGTGCGCGCGCCGCGCAGTGGGAGGCGTACACGCACGAGATCCTGGCCTTCGCGCGCCTCGCCCTCGGCGACGTCGCGGAGGCGGAGCGCGCGGTGGAGGCGGCGGTCGCCGCGGCGGAGCGCTCGGGAAGCGGGTGGGCGCGCGGCCTCGCGCTGGGCTGGCGCGCGATGCTCGCCACGGCGGTCGGTCGTCCCGCGGACGCGACGCGCGACCTGGAGCGCGCGGAGGCCGAGCTGCGCGCGGTCGGCGACACGTGGGTGCTGTCGTGGTGCCACGCGAACGGCGCGACGGCGGCGCTCGCGCAGGGCGATCCGGCCGCGGCGGCGCGCCAGGCGAGAGCGGGCGTCGCCGCGCTACAGGCGGAGCCCGACTGGCACTACGTCTCGCGCGCGCTCGACGCGCTGGCGGAGGCGGGCGCCGCCTGGCTCGCGTCGCCCGCCGGCGCCGCGCACCCGGCGGCCGAGCGCGACGCGCTGGCCGGCGCGGCGGCCACGCTGCTGGGCGCGGCCGCGGGGGTGCGCGAGCGCAGCGGCACGGCGGTGTGGCCGTTCGACCACGAGGCGCACGCGACCGCCGTCGCCGCGGTGCGCGCCGCGCTCGCGCCGGACGCCTTCGCCGCGCGCTGGGCGGAGGGACACGCCACGCCGCTGGACGCGGTGTTCGCGCTGGCATCGGAGGCGCGCGTGGTGCCGGACGAGACGTCGGGCGCCACGCCGCACGTCGCGTCGCACGCCACGCCGATCGCCGCGCCGTCGGATGGCGACGAGCGCGCGACGACGTCGCTGCGCATCCGCGTGCTGGGCCCGTTCCTCGTGCAGCGCGACGGCGTGGAGGTGCCGCTGGAGGCGTGGCGGTCGGCGAAGGCGCGCGAGCTGCTGCTCCACCTCGTGCTGCACGGCGCGCGCAGCCGCGAGCAGATCGGGCTCGCGCTCTGGCCGGACGCGAGCGACGCGCAGGTGCGCAACGCCTTCCACGTCACGCTCCACGCGCTGCGCCGCGCGCTGGGCGGACGCGAGTGGGTGGTGTTCGACGGGAGCGCGTACGCGCTGCGTCGCGACGGCGACGTCGCCGTCGACGTGGATGCGCTGCTCGACGCCGCGGCCGGCGCGCGGCGCGCGGTGCGCCGCCAGGACGCGCCCGACGAGAGCACCCTCGGCGCGTGGCGCGCGACGCTCGAGGAGGCGCGCGGCGAGCTGGGAGAGGGCGTGCCGAGCGGCGACTGGCTGGTCGAGCACCAGGACCGCGTGCGCGCCGCGCACGCCGACGGGCTGTCGGCGCTCGGGCAGCTGTACGCGGCGCGCGGCGCGCACCGCGACGCGGCGGCGGCCTACCGCGCGCTCGTCGCCCGTGATCCGCTGCAGGAGGCGGCGCACCGCGCGCTGATGCGCGCGTACGCGGCCGCCGGCGAGCCGGCGCGCGCGGTGCGCCACTACGAGGAGCTGACGGCGCTGCTGCGGCGCGAGCTGGGCGCCGCGCCCGCCCGTGAGACCGCGGCCCTCGCGGCGGAGCTGCGCGGCGCCATCTGAGGTCAGGCGCGGCCGGATCGGCGCGTCCGCCGATCCCCTACGGCCGCTGCGGGAAATCCGTGGGGAGAATCCGGGCTTCGCCTACGGAGCGCGCGCCTCGGGAAGGCGATCATCACATCCAGATGATGAAATCGCGTTTCCGCTCCACGAGGTGATCCCGTGCTCTCCCTGACCGCCGACTACGCGCTCCGCGCCACGCTCGTCCTCGCCCGCCGTCATGGCGAGGGGCCGGTGCGCGTGGAGCGGATCGCCGCGGCGACGGGCGCCCCGCGCAACTACCTGAGCAAGACGCTGCACGCGCTGACGAAGGCGGGAATCGTCACGAGCGCGCGCGGCCCGGCCGGCGGCTTCACGCTCGCCGTCGCGCCCGACGCGCTCACGCTCGCCCGCGTCATCGACTGCTTCGACGGGCCGCGCGTGCAGTCGCGCTGCCTGCTCGGCACCGGCCCGTGCGACGCCGCGCGGCCGTGCGCCGCGCACCATCGCTGGACGGCGATCGCGCACGCGCGCCGCGCGCCGCTCACCACCACCACCGTCGCCGACCTGCTCGCCGGCGACGCCTCGCTCCCCGCAGCTCCCGACGACGCCTCCACGGCTGCCGCACCGTCGCCGGACGTTCGCACCGACCCGCGCGCAGCCGCGAGCGCCGCCTGACGCGACGCCGACCCTACCAGTCAGGAACGGACCCATGCTCTCCCCGACCACTGCCCGCCCGCTCACGCTCCGCCAGCTCGGCATCGCCACCGCTCTCGCGGCGGCCGCGCTGCTCGCGAGCGCCACGCTCACCGGCTGCGCCGGCAACGCCGAGGCGGCGGAAGGACCCGAAGGTGCCGTGCCGCTGCGCACGCCGACCGCCGCCGACGAGATCGTCGGCGAGGAGAAGGCGGTGCTGACCGCCGCGCCGAACGTGCCGCCGCCGATCACGCGCACCTATGCCACGAAGGTGGTCGTGCAGCTCGAGTCGCAGGAGGTCGTCAAGCGCCTCGCCGACGGCGTGAACTACACCTTCTGGACGTTCGGCGGCGACGTGCCGGGGCACTTCATCCGCGTGCGCGAGGGCGACCAGGTCGAGTTCCACCTGAAGAACCACGCGCACTCCAGCGTGCCGCACAACATCGACCTGCACGCGGTCACGGGCCCCGGCGGCGGCGCGGCGGCGACGCTCACGCTCCCCGGCGGCGAGTCGGTGTTCACCTTCAGCGCGCTGAACCCCGGGCTCTACGTCTACCACTGCGCGGTCGCGCCCGTGCCGATGCACATCGCGAACGGCATGTACGGGCTGGTGCTGGTCGAGCCGAAGAGCGGGCTGCCGAAGGTCGACCGCGAGTTCTACGTGATGCAGTCGGAGTTCTACGCGAAGCCCGGCGCGGCCGGCCAGCCGCACACGCTCGACATGGACAGGGGCACGGACGAGCGGCCCACGCACGTGGTGTTCAACGGCAGCGTCGGCGCGCTCACGGGCGACAACGCGCTGCAGGCGAAGGTCGGCGAGCGCGTGCGGATCTTCGTCGGCAACGGCGGCCCGAACCTGGTCAGCAGCTTCCACGTGATCGGCGAGGTGTTCGACAACGTGTACGGCGAGGGCGGCTCGATGGTCACGCAGCGCAACGTGCAGACGACGCTCATCCCCGCCGGCGGCAGCGGCATCGTGGAGTTCGGCGTCGAGAAGCCCGGCAACCTGGTGCTCGTCGACCACTCGATCTTCCGCGCCTTCAACAAGGGCGCGCTGGGGATGATCAAGGTCACCGGCGACGACAACCCGCGCGTCTACGCGCAGAACAAGGGCCTCGGCATGGCCGCGCACTGATCGACCGCTCGACCGACCCACTCGACCACACGCTCACCGGTTCCCGCCATGCGCCCCATCCTCCTCGCCCTCGCGATGCTCCCGTCCGTGACGGGCGCGGAGATGGTGCGCGTGCCGGCCGGCACCTACCGCCCGCTCTACGGCCGTCCCGGCGATGCGCCGACGGTGGTGGCCGCGTTCCACCTCGATCGCGATCCCGCGACGCGTGGCGAGTACCTCGCCTTCGTGCGCGCCAATCCGACGTGGCGGCGCGGCGCGGTGAAGGGCGTGCTCGCCGACCGCCGCGCGTACCTCGCCGACTGGCGCGGTGACCTCGACGCCGGCGACGCGGCGGATCTGCGCCGCCCGGTGACCGGCGTCTCCTGGTTCGCGGCGCGCGCGTACTGCGCGTGGCGCGGCAAGCGGCTCCCGACGGTGCTCGAGTGGGAGTACGCCGCCGCCGCGAGCGCGACCCGGCGCGACGCCGCGCGGCAGCCGCGCTTCGTGCAGCAGCTGCTGACGCTCTACACGACGCGGCCGCACCCGCTCCCGGCGATCACCGCCGCCGGCGCGGCGGGCGTGGCGAACCACTACGGCGTGCGCGGGATGCACGGGCTGGCGTGGGAGTGGACGGCCGACTTCAACAGCGTGCTCGTCTCCGACGACTCGCGCGGCGTCGGCGCGCGCGACCACGACCTGTTCTGCGCGAGCGCCGCGATCGGCGCCACGGATCCGGCGAACTATCCCGCGTTCCTCCGCCACGCGCTCCGCGCCGGCCTCACCGGCCGCGCCGCGGTCGAGACCCTCGGCGTGCGCTGCGCCGCCTGAACCTGCCGAGACGCATCATGCGCCCGCGTCCACTCCTGCTCGTCCTCGCCTCGGTGCTCGCGCTCACCGCGTGCGCGCGCCGCGACGCCGCCTCCACTCCCGCCGTGACGACGAGCGTCGAGCCGGCGGAGGAGCGCGTCTCCCTGTACGACCTGCCGTCGTCGTGGCGCGACCAGCGCGGCGCGACCGTGCACCTCGACACGCTCGCGGGCCGCGTGCGCGTGCTGGCGATGGTCTACACGAGCTGCCACGCCACCTGCCCGCTGATCGTCGCGGACCTCAAACGCGTCGAGGCGTCGCTCACCGCGGCGCAGCGCGACGACGTGGGCTTCGTGCTCGTCTCGCTCGATCCCGCGCGCGACACGCCCGGCCGCCTGGCCGAGTGGGCCGCCGCGACGCGGCTCGACCCCACGCGCTGGACGCTGCTCAACGGCGACGCCGACGCGGTGCGCGAGCTGGCCGCCGCCATCGGCGTGCGCTACCAGGCCGAGGGCCCCGACGCGCTGGCGCACACGAACGTGATCACGGTCCTCGATGCCGACGGCGCGGTCGTGCACCAGCAGCTCGGCCTGGGCGCCGAGTCGCGCGGCACCGTCGACGCGGTGCAGCGCGCGCTGCGCTGACCCAACTCTCCCGCACGTCCGCGCGCCAACCGCGCGCTCCTCTCATGTGGCTCACCCTCCTCGCGGCCGCCGCGATCCTTCCCACCGACACCGGCACCGCCCGCCGCGACACCGCGTCCACGCTCCCGCAGGTCACGCTGTCGGGCGAGGTGCGCACGCGCTCGGAGCTCGAGCACCTGGTCGCCGCGCCGCGCGCGGACGCGCTCACGTACCTCCGCACGCGCCTCGGCGCCCGCGCGACGATCGGCGACGCGGTGCGCCTCGTCGTCGGCGTGCAGGACAGCCGCGTGCTCGGCACCCAGGCGCACGCGAACGCCGCCAGCACGCTCGACCTGCACGAGGGCTACCTCGAGATCATCCGCCCGCTGCACGGCGCGCGGCTCGCGCTCCGCGCCGGGCGCCAGGAGATCGCGCTCGGCAACGAGCGCCTGATCGGGCGCGTGAACTGGTCGAACGTCGGCCAGGCGTTCGACGGGCTGCGCCTCACCGCCGCACCGAGCGGCGGCCGCATGCCCTGGTCGGCGACCGCGTTCGCGGTCACGCGCATCGAGCGCGGCACGGTCACGGAGTCCGACCTCCACCTCTACGGCGCCTCGGCCACGCGCGCGCTGCCCGGCGCGGGCGGCACGGGTGAGCTGACGCTGCTCCACGATCGCGGCGTGCACGCGCGCGGCCGCGAGGTGACCGCGCGCACCACGGTCGCCGCGCGCGTGCACGGCGTGCCGCTGCTCGGTCTGCGCGCGGATCTCGAGGGCGCGGTGCAGCGGGGCGCCGAGCACGCGCTGCCGACGAGCACCGCACCCCTGGGTCCGCGCGAGACGATCCGCGCGTGGATGCTCGGCGCGCGCCTCGGCACGCCCGTCGGCACCGCGGCCGCGCCGCGCCGCGTGACCGCGCTCGCGGGGCTCGACGTGCTGTCGGGCGACGTGTCGAAGACCGACCGGCGCGATGGCGCGTTCAGCACGCTGTTCGCGACCAACCACCCGTTCTACGGCACCGAGGACGTCATCGCGGGTGATCCCGCCGCGTCGCTCGGCGGGCGCGGCCTCGTCGACGCCTTCACGAGCGTGACGTACGCGGCCGCGCGCACGCTCTCCCTCCGCGCGGACCTGCACCGCCTCGCCACGGCGCGCCCGCGTGGCCTGTCCGACGGGCTGCTGGGCTGGGAGGCGGACGTGGCCGCGCCGTACCGCGTCCTGCCCGGCGCGACCATCGAGGCCGGCTACGCCGCCTTCCGCGCTGGCGATGCCGGCACCGCGCTCGGCCTCGGGCGCGCGGGGCACGTGCGCGGCTGGGGCTACCTGCAGCTCACCGCCGGCTTCTGAGCCACCCACCACACCACGGACCGTGATCGAGATCGCTGTACGCTATCCCAGGCTGGACCCCGACGCGTCGATCGACGCGGTGCTCCGCGACCACCCGGCGACCGTCGCCGTCTTCAACGCGCTCGGCGTGGACGCCTGCTGCGGCGGCGCGCGCTCGCTGCGCGCGGCCGCGATCGAGGACGGCGTCGACTGCTGCGCGCTGGTGGCCGCGCTCGAGCTCGCGGCCGCGGGCGAGGCGCGGGTCACATGATGCACCTCGTTCCCGCGGCGGCCGCGCGCGCGGCCGTCGCCTCGCGCGCCGACCGCCCGGCCACCAGCATCGTCCACGAGAGCCCCGATGCGCGGCTCGTCGTCTTCCGCCTCGCGCCCGGCCAGGAGGTCCCGCCGCACCGCAACGCGTCGACCGTCATGCTCACCGTGCTCGAGGGCGCGGGCGTCCTGTCCGGCGCCGACGGCGACGAGCGCGCCTGCGTCACCGGCGACGTCGTCGTCTACGCGCCGAACGAGACGCACGCCATGCGCGCGATCGACGAGGAGCTGCTGCTGCTCGCCACCATCACGCCGCGCCCCGGCGAGGTGCGTTGATGGAGTGGTTCGTGAAGGCGTTCCTGAAGGCGAGCCTCGCCTGGCTCGCGCTGGGCGTGACGCTCGGCGTCGCGATGGCCGCGCATCCCGCGTGGACCGTCTACCGGCCGGCGCACGTGCACATGGTGGCGCTGGGCTTCGTGACGATGATGATCTTCGGCGTCGCGTACCACGTGATCCCGCGCTTCAGCGGGCATCCGCTGTACGGCCGTCGCGCGGCCGCGTGGCACTTCGGCGCGTCGAACGCGGGCCTCGCGCTGATGGTGCTCGGCTTCGTGCTCCGCGCGGGCGGCGCGGACGTCGGCACTCCCATCCTCGCCACAGGCGGCGTGCTGTCCGCGCTCGGCGCGTACACCTTCGTGCTGCTGATCTGGCGCACGATCGACGGCCCCGCGCGCTTGCGCGCCGCGGCGACCCGCGCCCGCCTCGCGACCGAGGGGACCGACGGCGCGCGGCTGCCGCTCGCCCGACGCGCCTGATGCCCACACCGTACTGGATCGCCGTCACGGTGCACGTGCTCGCGGCGCTCGGCTGGCTCGGCGGGATGTTCTTCCTCGCGCTGGTGGGTGCGCCGGTCCTGCGGCAGGTCGAGCCGCCGGCGCTGCGGCAGCAGCTCTTCCAGCAGCTCGGCCTGCGCTTCCGTACGGTGGGCTGGGCGCTGCTCGCGACGCTGCTCGCGACCGGCCTGCTCGTGCTGCACTACCGCGGCCTGCTGCGCTGGTCGGGCGTCCTCGGCGCGCCCGCATTCTGGCGCACGGCGACGGGTCACGCGCTCGCGGCCAAGCTCGCGGCCGTGACGGTGATGCTCACGGTGAGCCTCGTGCACGACTTCGTGCTCGGCCCCGTCGCCGGGCG
This is a stretch of genomic DNA from Roseisolibacter agri. It encodes these proteins:
- a CDS encoding dimethylsulfonioproprionate lyase family protein; the protein is MITPSVAPTFVAPAPRPAPRPRIIPPDGGRTVAAFGDTLVFKLGDAETGGALTLGFATTPPGGGPPPHRHLDEDELFILVSGREEYLVDGAWTAVEPGSVVYVPRGAVHTFRNVGDTPSQKWTLTTSGGFDRFFTACGEVFADAAASQSAPDMGRILGLFAEHRLELMA
- a CDS encoding BTAD domain-containing putative transcriptional regulator codes for the protein MVVPHNIPAALTSLIGRDREIDDVRQLLAETRYLTLTGVGGAGKTRLAREVAALAAGIGRDDGAAPYAGGVWWVELAPLAPGADVAPAAAVALGVNAPAGDALTGAIAEAIGTRRTLLVLDNCEHVVEGCAALADALLRACPALTVVATSREALGGDGETVWQLPRLSHPPLAPEDQRSGGRVEGSDPAALADYASVRLFVSRARAASPRFALTAQNAAAVRAICARLDGLPLALELAAANVGVLGVEQIAVRLDDAFAVLTRGRRTALPRHRTLGALLDWSYDLLAPEERRLLARLSVFRAAVPLEAIEVVGSDDRVGDVLGAFSGLVDHSLVDVAESEGEPRYRLLETVRQYAAARLRATPDDEAATRRRHARWMAALADVMGEETGSPRRGRAMARFHPRLEDARAALDWSTGPGGDPVDALRIAGGLAIFWHWAGLWAEGRQWAEAAVRGADAAATARGESDDASRPLDERVALAKALQTALLLAWMLGNPAATVAHAARALPLWRTVAGDPAADAAARARAAQWEAYTHEILAFARLALGDVAEAERAVEAAVAAAERSGSGWARGLALGWRAMLATAVGRPADATRDLERAEAELRAVGDTWVLSWCHANGATAALAQGDPAAAARQARAGVAALQAEPDWHYVSRALDALAEAGAAWLASPAGAAHPAAERDALAGAAATLLGAAAGVRERSGTAVWPFDHEAHATAVAAVRAALAPDAFAARWAEGHATPLDAVFALASEARVVPDETSGATPHVASHATPIAAPSDGDERATTSLRIRVLGPFLVQRDGVEVPLEAWRSAKARELLLHLVLHGARSREQIGLALWPDASDAQVRNAFHVTLHALRRALGGREWVVFDGSAYALRRDGDVAVDVDALLDAAAGARRAVRRQDAPDESTLGAWRATLEEARGELGEGVPSGDWLVEHQDRVRAAHADGLSALGQLYAARGAHRDAAAAYRALVARDPLQEAAHRALMRAYAAAGEPARAVRHYEELTALLRRELGAAPARETAALAAELRGAI
- a CDS encoding RrF2 family transcriptional regulator, with the translated sequence MLSLTADYALRATLVLARRHGEGPVRVERIAAATGAPRNYLSKTLHALTKAGIVTSARGPAGGFTLAVAPDALTLARVIDCFDGPRVQSRCLLGTGPCDAARPCAAHHRWTAIAHARRAPLTTTTVADLLAGDASLPAAPDDASTAAAPSPDVRTDPRAAASAA
- a CDS encoding formylglycine-generating enzyme family protein; its protein translation is MRPILLALAMLPSVTGAEMVRVPAGTYRPLYGRPGDAPTVVAAFHLDRDPATRGEYLAFVRANPTWRRGAVKGVLADRRAYLADWRGDLDAGDAADLRRPVTGVSWFAARAYCAWRGKRLPTVLEWEYAAAASATRRDAARQPRFVQQLLTLYTTRPHPLPAITAAGAAGVANHYGVRGMHGLAWEWTADFNSVLVSDDSRGVGARDHDLFCASAAIGATDPANYPAFLRHALRAGLTGRAAVETLGVRCAA
- a CDS encoding SCO family protein; protein product: MRPRPLLLVLASVLALTACARRDAASTPAVTTSVEPAEERVSLYDLPSSWRDQRGATVHLDTLAGRVRVLAMVYTSCHATCPLIVADLKRVEASLTAAQRDDVGFVLVSLDPARDTPGRLAEWAAATRLDPTRWTLLNGDADAVRELAAAIGVRYQAEGPDALAHTNVITVLDADGAVVHQQLGLGAESRGTVDAVQRALR
- a CDS encoding alginate export family protein, with protein sequence MWLTLLAAAAILPTDTGTARRDTASTLPQVTLSGEVRTRSELEHLVAAPRADALTYLRTRLGARATIGDAVRLVVGVQDSRVLGTQAHANAASTLDLHEGYLEIIRPLHGARLALRAGRQEIALGNERLIGRVNWSNVGQAFDGLRLTAAPSGGRMPWSATAFAVTRIERGTVTESDLHLYGASATRALPGAGGTGELTLLHDRGVHARGREVTARTTVAARVHGVPLLGLRADLEGAVQRGAEHALPTSTAPLGPRETIRAWMLGARLGTPVGTAAAPRRVTALAGLDVLSGDVSKTDRRDGAFSTLFATNHPFYGTEDVIAGDPAASLGGRGLVDAFTSVTYAAARTLSLRADLHRLATARPRGLSDGLLGWEADVAAPYRVLPGATIEAGYAAFRAGDAGTALGLGRAGHVRGWGYLQLTAGF
- a CDS encoding DUF542 domain-containing protein — translated: MIEIAVRYPRLDPDASIDAVLRDHPATVAVFNALGVDACCGGARSLRAAAIEDGVDCCALVAALELAAAGEARVT
- a CDS encoding cupin domain-containing protein, with product MMHLVPAAAARAAVASRADRPATSIVHESPDARLVVFRLAPGQEVPPHRNASTVMLTVLEGAGVLSGADGDERACVTGDVVVYAPNETHAMRAIDEELLLLATITPRPGEVR
- a CDS encoding cbb3-type cytochrome c oxidase subunit I, whose amino-acid sequence is MEWFVKAFLKASLAWLALGVTLGVAMAAHPAWTVYRPAHVHMVALGFVTMMIFGVAYHVIPRFSGHPLYGRRAAAWHFGASNAGLALMVLGFVLRAGGADVGTPILATGGVLSALGAYTFVLLIWRTIDGPARLRAAATRARLATEGTDGARLPLARRA
- a CDS encoding DUF4149 domain-containing protein; this encodes MPTPYWIAVTVHVLAALGWLGGMFFLALVGAPVLRQVEPPALRQQLFQQLGLRFRTVGWALLATLLATGLLVLHYRGLLRWSGVLGAPAFWRTATGHALAAKLAAVTVMLTVSLVHDFVLGPVAGRLAAGSPSALRLRRRAAWLARVNALVGVVLVVAAMRLARG